Part of the Sulfuricurvum kujiense DSM 16994 genome, TGCCGAAGAGTTGGCGGAGTATGCGGCGGCAGATTCGGATGACGTTCTGACCATTATCGATTCGGGGGGATTTGACAGTGCTTTTAACCGTATCGCAATTATCGCTTCGGATCTGCTTATTACCCCGGTGAGTGATAAGCCGTTTGATCTGATGGGGCTGCAAAAGTACGAAGAGATACTCAAAAGTCTCTCAGTAATCCAAGGCGAAACGATTAAAACCCATGTCCTTTTTAACAATATCAATCCCGCAATGAAACGGTTCGGCGAGTTGGTTGATTTTATCTGTACATCCGAACATTTCGAACTGATGGTTTCCATCCTCCGCCAGCGCGTTGATATCGCCCATTCCGTAGGTGAAGGAAAAAGTATCAAAGAATACCGGATTTTCAGTAAAGCCGATCAGGAAATGGATGATCTGATTGTGGAAGTTAAATCTATTTTGAATATAAAATAGATATTTAAAATATATATAATTAATATATAAAGGATATCAAGTGGCAAAAAAGAGTTTTCTGCAAAATATTGAAAAAGTAAAAAGTTCGGCAGCTATGAGCGAAAGAGAGGAGAGTGCAAAGAGTGACAAAGAGAAGAAAAAGAAATTGATAACCATCCCGACGCAGTGGGAAGAAAAAATCCGGGAATATCACGGCGGGACGGTGAGTGCGTATATTCTAATAGCGCTTCAGGAACGGATGCAGCGTGACGGATTGATATGAAATTTGATTGTTCACTCATTATCCGCCGGTTCAAAAGAGTACCAACTTTTTTTTCTTCCGAATTTAATCCGTCTTTACTAACGTGGTCCAGCAGGTTTTTAATCATTGTTAGATTCTGAATCATCCGGACAGCGGGCTGAAGCTTGGATTTATTGCTATCCAGTCTTGAAACTTCATTCTCGTTTATCGGCTTGATGGGAATCCATTTTTTTTCATAGGTTTGGGCGGAAAGATTTACAGCTATCGAAAGTAAAAGAAAGAGAGCTCCAACGGTCTTCATGAACTGTCCTGGAAGAATATTAACGTAGTTCGAAGAGATCAAAAAAGGCGGATCTCCAAACATTGATTATAAAACCGCCATTCGGATTAGCTATGTGAGTTTCATTGTCGATATAATACAATGAATAGTAAAAAAATATTGTAAGAGTAAAAGGTAAGCGTAGATGATAAAAATAATAAATAGTGAAGAGTTTTCTTATTTTTTACGTGTCCACAGAAATAAAATAATAAAGATTTGGATGGAAAAAAGTGAAGTACAGAATGTACTTCATAGGCATTCTTTACCGATTATAGACAAAAACACCTATCTTTTTTATCAGTTTTGCGATTGTTTCATCAGCGTGATCGAATGGCGGTCAACTATTTCGGAATGTCAGATCAAAATAGATTTTTTACAGCTATTGAACAACTACAACGTAACGGTGGCCGATCTGTTCACATTGGTATTCAAACTGAAAAATGCGATTGAGCAGGTTATTTTCGAAAACGGAAACCTCTCGTATGCGTTGCAGAGTGAGATTGATTCGC contains:
- a CDS encoding ParA family protein, whose amino-acid sequence is MILTLSHQKGGVGKSTVAWNLAVYFSGIMDTRIVDLDTQRSLTVTNALRKEHNLPSIKMIHFNTAEELAEYAAADSDDVLTIIDSGGFDSAFNRIAIIASDLLITPVSDKPFDLMGLQKYEEILKSLSVIQGETIKTHVLFNNINPAMKRFGELVDFICTSEHFELMVSILRQRVDIAHSVGEGKSIKEYRIFSKADQEMDDLIVEVKSILNIK